CTTGTCAGTTTAGGTCCGGGCGCTTCATAGTCAGTTCTCTCAAAAAATATTTTTGCAACACTGACACTGTAATAAGTCCAAACAAATGCAACCAGTATGCCAATAATAAATCCGGCCAAGATTACGAGAATAATGATTGAAAAACTGGGATTTTTTTCAGCGATCGGACCGGAAAGAACTCTTACGTCAATATTTTGTCCGCTTCCGCGAAAGAGATAACTTTTTTTGGCCAGCACTTCAGAAATACCCTCGGCAACGGCTAATGTCTCGCGCTGATCGTTTCCCAGCACTTCCACGCTCAAAATTCCCAATTGAGAATTGCGTTTGACGTTGATCATTCTGCTCCAGGTCTTGAGGCGGTCTTTTTTGTCAAAAGGAAGAAATTCCTGATTGACTTTTTGGGTTTTAACAACCTCATCAATAAAAAGCTCGCTGTAAATTGATTCGCTCAAAACATTCCCTAAATACTCTGCGGATTTGGAAAGCGAATAATAGTCCTGCGGGCCGTTTTGGTTCTGGACTACCAGAAAGTCAGTGCTCACCTTGAAGTTTTTCTGTGTCACCACGGCTCCCAAAAAAGAAAGGGCGGCAACGAAAATTCCGGCTAGAATTATTACTCCCGCTTTTTGCTTGATTAAAGCAATAAATTGAGTTGCATTCATAGGTAATTTATCCTCTACTGATTAACGCCTTACCATAGCAGATAGAAGGATTTTTGTCAAGCGCTGGTACAAATTGGCACATTAAATAAAAACACTACCACATTGCGTAATATGGTAGTGATTCCAAAAATTATTGCTATTTCCTGATGCTAATTTGCTATAAATCAACTTTTATTTTAATTTCTCTGTTTTCCCTCAAAACTAGCAATTCTACTTCTTCGCCTTTCTTATATTGGCTCAACAAATTTGATAAAGGATTATCCAAATTTACCTCCTGGCCGGTCACCGCTATGATGATGTCGTTTATCTGAAGGCCGGCTTTTTCAGCTGGCGAACCCGTGATAATTGCCAATCCTTCTTTTCCGGAAGAAGAAAAAATAAGCGCCCCTCTATCCCGGGCTAAATTATTAACTATAGCGTATTCTTTTGTAATCGGCACGTAGTATATGCCTAGCACCGGTCTGTTTGCTAATTCATTTTTAATAGCCAGTTCCAGTGATCGCCTTACCGCGTTGGCTGGGATTTGGAAAAAATGTTCCCGGTTGTCTATTAGCACTGAACCTATTACTCCCACCAGTTCCCCATTGTAGTTGATAATCGGCCCTCCAAGATACGCTGTCTGATTTTCAAAGTCCGTTTCAAAAACTCCTTCCAGTTTCTCCGATGAAGAAACTGTTTTTCCGGCGATATTGAATGTTTTATTAATATTGCTCAATAGCCCGGCTGCAAAGCGATTTTGGTATTCTCCGGGAGAATTGCCAACCGCAATCAGTTTTTTCCCGGGCTGGAAATCGGAAGAGTTGGCAAAAGATACAGCCGGAAGGTTTGAAGCGTCGATTTTTAGATAAGCTAGGTTGGTGAATTCGTCGATACCTACCAAGGTAGCGCTATAACGGACGCCGTCGTAAGTAAAAACGGTATAACGAGCATCTTTTTCAATTATTGCGGCGCGATAAGTGACAATAAGGCCGTCACTGGTTACTAAAATGCCAGTGGCACCTTTTTCTGAAAGAAAAGCTTCTTTGCTTTCCAATATTTTTTGCTTTTTTTCGCTTACGGAAATGATATTTACTACTGCCGTTGCTGCCTGGGAAGCGATTTGATTTACTGAATCATCTTCTTTTACTACTACCTGCTCGGTCTTGCTGATGATGGTAGTTTTTTCTCCGGCTTTTTGCAGAAATTTGTATTTAGAAAAAAGTTGAGTGGCGCTTAGCCGCGGAAACACATAATTTTCCATGGTAACGGCTCCCAGTCCGCCAATAACAAAAATAGCAAGCGCTATTACAATAAAGCGAATGACTGATTTAATTCTATTACTCTTGTTGTTAGTATCCATATTTTTTTATTAAACAGTTGGAAGCCATTGGGTGGTAAAAAGCACCAGACCGATAAGAATACCGAAAAATACCACATTGGCCATCACCCGTTTTTGTGAGAGCGAATTTAAGAAATAACTTTGGACCAAATCCCAGAGAACATAGTATAGCATAAAAACAACCACTCCAGTTGTCAAATAGCCGAAAGGCCAGAAATTTATCATCCAAGCGGCTTCCGCCATGGTCATTCCCAAGATAAGCGAGTAGCCCAAGACGATTTTTTTGTCTTTACTGAGAAGCCGGAAATACTGATATGAAATAAAAACTGTAACAATAAGAAAAAAAATCATCAGTGCCCAAAGAGGAATCAAAAAATTAAGATAAAAGCCATAAGCGGTGCTATAGCTGAAAAAAACTGCGGCCGTTGCCATGGCGGCAACCATACCTCTTGCGGTCTGGTCTTTTTCGTAATCGCCCAGACGGAAGATTCCTAGAAGACCCAGATAGTAGATTAAAATGGAAAGAATTACGAAGGCCTGCTTTTGGACAATCGAGTCGATCAGGAAAAGCAATGCCAGAGCCGAGATTGAAAAGATAAAAGGGATAATGGCAAAAATCCATCTTCCTCCCAATTTTTTGGCTGTCCAGAGAGAAAAAATTGATAAGATAATCACCAGAAAAATAATCCAATTTTCTTTGTAAGCGGCCAGTTCAAGGCCAAGGAAAAATAAAAGGCCATAAATTAATACCGGCAATGCGAAAAACATAAAGAGAAATGCTATAAACTTTTAAGCAAGATCTTATTTTTTTCCAGCTCTACTTTAACCGTATCTCCTTCTTTTATTTTTCTTTCGATGATTTGCAGAGCCA
The window above is part of the Candidatus Moraniibacteriota bacterium genome. Proteins encoded here:
- a CDS encoding S1C family serine protease, with product MDTNNKSNRIKSVIRFIVIALAIFVIGGLGAVTMENYVFPRLSATQLFSKYKFLQKAGEKTTIISKTEQVVVKEDDSVNQIASQAATAVVNIISVSEKKQKILESKEAFLSEKGATGILVTSDGLIVTYRAAIIEKDARYTVFTYDGVRYSATLVGIDEFTNLAYLKIDASNLPAVSFANSSDFQPGKKLIAVGNSPGEYQNRFAAGLLSNINKTFNIAGKTVSSSEKLEGVFETDFENQTAYLGGPIINYNGELVGVIGSVLIDNREHFFQIPANAVRRSLELAIKNELANRPVLGIYYVPITKEYAIVNNLARDRGALIFSSSGKEGLAIITGSPAEKAGLQINDIIIAVTGQEVNLDNPLSNLLSQYKKGEEVELLVLRENREIKIKVDL